AAGGTTTAGCAGTAGAAGGAAATAATACGTCGGTTGAAGTTCCCGCGGCAGAAGAAAGCGGTTGGTCATCTGCTTCTGAATTAttgttttcaattttttttgatGTGGAAGGCAtctgaaaatatagatgtatgtaaaaaaattgtagtgcacaaaatatataataggtatgtatcgtttaaaatgtgaaattatggttgaaaaatattatttaggtacctatgacTTATTTTTTAGTACTTTATCAATATAATTACGCGTAGATGACCTAAATCATCAGCATCATTTTCCACATTCCGGACCTACTTTTTATGGTTTCACTAACTCGATATGTGAAAAAGCAATAATTCTATAAAAACTAACCAGCTGTTTGGTAAATCCATCATTTATTACTCCCTCTCCATCGTCAGGGATTGCGCTACCTTGAGAATTTGGTGAGGATAAGAATATGCTGTGCAATGCCTGAAACgtgaataatataaaataattctataaacaataagtaggtactcaataCCTTCACTGGCTAGTGGCAAGTCAAAAAATgactattatattatataagctAACCGGCCGTTTGGTATATCCATCTTTTATTTCTCCTGCTTCTTCGTCAGAGCTAGCGCTTCCTTCAGACGTAGCTGGGAATAAGAATAATGCCTGAAATGgggaatttaaatattataattaactatCTACCCACACAAATCTAAATACTTAAATGGAAATCGTATAAGTACatagtgttgcaaaaatcATGTAGCCGAATGTggccaggattcgaacccacgacCTCTCAAatgcctatttatttattttgtttttaggaaaaaaatataacacaattttataacataacaataGAGTAAGCAGGCATTTTAAAAGTTTCCACTGATAGATAGACCAGTGTCTAGGATTAGATAATGCCTGCCAAACTTACTTTGCACGGTACCACTCCCTTTTTCAGTCTTCGGGGTCCTGtttgattttttatataaatgtctttattatgaaaatgatCAGAGCAGACCACTGTATTTTTTGTCGGTTTCCAGTAATCCTCTCCTCGGCTTTTTCTaataatgtctatccatttactttttataacaGGATCAGTTGGTATCCTaataacatataaaaaattataggtacatataaaatataatattacaattcgGTCATCATAAGAATCATgcattaattatgtattttttcaattCACAAAAACTATGTAGCGCAGTTATGTGAACAATGGCGCTACATGGTCTTTgtgaattgaaaaaaaaaacaataaacagaAACGGGCATTAAATTTCTGgcgtaaattaaatttattttaccattCTAGGTATTAAgagataagttaaaaaaaacactgtcTTAACGAACAATGTTACCTAACCGTTTTGACCAGATGCTTTTTACCTAaagtgatattttattttcaattggA
This window of the Plutella xylostella chromosome 12, ilPluXylo3.1, whole genome shotgun sequence genome carries:
- the LOC105394470 gene encoding THAP domain-containing protein 5-like; translation: MRVCAINVCRNYKGRLKTTHKVTFHAIPTDPVIKSKWIDIIRKSRGEDYWKPTKNTVVCSDHFHNKDIYIKNQTGPRRLKKGVVPCKALFLFPATSEGSASSDEEAGEIKDGYTKRPALHSIFLSSPNSQGSAIPDDGEGVINDGFTKQLMPSTSKKIENNNSEADDQPLSSAAGTSTDVLFPSTAKPSKALTDIEDFSDLDSVFDSPQEAKLRKELRKKTALQKKHILKIQCLRRKNLRLQRKLASFKQIIQTLKKERCNKE